A DNA window from Arachis duranensis cultivar V14167 chromosome 3, aradu.V14167.gnm2.J7QH, whole genome shotgun sequence contains the following coding sequences:
- the LOC107478784 gene encoding uncharacterized protein LOC107478784 gives MWFVYVCDEGEKELGRQQAPGSCPYCGGKVEAMDVEIQWRCCFLPMCFKIKRKFFCTLCSKRLELYY, from the coding sequence ATGTGGTTTGTGTATGTGTGCGATGAAGGGGAGAAAGAATTGGGAAGGCAACAAGCGCCAGGGTCATGCCCTTACTGCGGTGGCAAGGTTGAAGCCATGGATGTTGAGATCCAATGGAGATGTTGCTTCTTGCCCATGTGCTTCAAGATCAAGAGGAAGTTCTTTTGTACCCTTTGTTCCAAACGCttagaattatattattaa